Proteins from one Ipomoea triloba cultivar NCNSP0323 chromosome 1, ASM357664v1 genomic window:
- the LOC115998500 gene encoding COP9 signalosome complex subunit 5b-like encodes MYLQAAQYAKELSYSGVSSPRALHLMDSFTSSAAIAQKTWEIENNVETMDLPPTSADSSASASSDAIFYYDETAQTKFQQEKPWTNDPHYFKRVKISALALLKMVVHARSGGTIEVMGLMQGKTDGDAIIVMDAFALPVEGTETRVNAQADAYEYMVDYSQTNKQAGRLENVVGWYHSHPGYGCWLSGIDVSTQMLNQQFQEPFLAVVIDPTRTVSAGKVEIGAFRTYPEGYKPPDEPVSEYQTIPLNKIEDFGVHCKQYYSLDITYFKSSLDSHLLDLLWNKYWVNTLSSSPLLGNGDYVAGQISDLAEKLEQAENQLSHSRFGPLIAPAQRKKEEESQLAKITCDSAKITVEQVHGLMSQVIKDILFNTVRQSNRSRTESSGPEPMVET; translated from the exons ATGTATTTACAGGCGGCACAGTACGCTAAAGAGCTCAGTTATAGTGGCGTGTCCTCTCCGAGAGCTTTACACCTAATGGATTCTTTCACATCATCGGCGGCAATTGCCCAGAAGACCTGGGAGATAGAGAACAACGTTGAGACAATGGACTTGCCGCCGACGTCGGCCGACTCCTCCGCCTCCGCATCGTCGGACGCCATATTCTACTACGACGAGACGGCGCAGACCAAGTTCCAGCAGGAGAAGCCATGGACCAACGATCCACACTACTTCAAGCGCGTCAAGATCTCCGCACTCGCGCTTCTCAAGATGGTTGTCCACGCCCGCTCCGGTGGCACCATCGAGGTTATGGGCCTTATGCAGGGGAAAACCGATGGCGACGCCATCATTGTCATGGATGCGTTCGCTCTCCCCGTCGAAGGCACCGAGACTAGGGTTAATGCTCAGGCCGATGCTTATGAGTACATGGTCGATTATTCGCAAACGAATAAACAG GCTGGTCGGTTGGAGAATGTTGTTGGATGGTATCATTCCCATCCTGGTTATGGATGCTGGCTCTCTGGTATTGATGTTTCTACACAAATGCTAAACCAGCAATTTCAGGAGCCCTTTCTAGCCGTAGTTATTGATCCAACAAGAACTGTTTCTGCTGGGAAAGTTGAGATTGGTGCATTCAGAACATACCCAGAGGGATATAAGCCACCAGATGAACCAGTCTCTGAGTATCAGACCATCCCCTTGAACAAAATTGAAGATTTTGGAGTGCACTGCAAACAG TATTATTCTTTGGACATCACATATTTCAAATCATCTCTGGACTCTCATCTTTTGGATCTTTTATGGAATAAGTATTGGGTGAAcacactttcttcttctcctttactTGGGAATGGAGACTATGTTGCAGGACAGATTTCAGATCTAG CTGAAAAGCTAGAACAAGCTGAGAACCAACTATCTCATTCAAGGTTTGGACCCTTAATAGCTCCTGCTCAGAGGAAGAAAgag GAGGAATCTCAACTTGCTAAGATAACTTGTGATAGTGCAAAGATAACTGTGGAGCAGGTTCATGGACTAATGTCACAG GTTATCaaggacatccttttcaacacaGTTCGTCAGTCAAACAGATCCCGGACAGAGTCCTCAGGACCTGAGCCCATGGTTGAAACGTGA
- the LOC116031329 gene encoding AUGMIN subunit 2-like, translating to MIGSESTLVGRKPARRLGGMSDALSIAADIGFSVSPSPSQEEVKSLLGGTDGKEDSLIRVLKELTAVQRKTADLQVELQGRKEDKNVAHLTHASEMANKIETLTRITTILKDVIQNKDRIVARLQQPYSMDCIPVEAEYQNQFSELLMRAASDYGALTASAADLQWSQNFKEPPSVWGEMLRPIPVALSSCTRFFEATSAMRDSFATLQSLKAGPSNDPSRRTPLDSDCVTPVQRTDSSFDDSSIKSLRRQEIELQDPEDMNSKRGEVDSASHRRLSWPPVKKVGI from the exons ATGATAGGGAGCGAGTCCACATTGGTTGGACGGAAGCCGGCCAGACGCCTCGGCGGGATGTCCGATGCGCTCTCTATTGCCGCCGATATTGGCTTCTCCGTTTCGCCTTCTCCTTCCCAG GAGGAGGTCAAGAGTTTATTGGGTGGCACTGATGGAAAGGAGGATAGCTTGATAAGGGTTTTAAAGGAACTTACTGCTGTGCAAAGGAAAACTGCAGATTTGCAAGTGGAGCTTCAAGGCCGAAAG GAGGACAAGAATGTTGCTCATTTAACACATGCTAGTGAGATGGCAAACAAAATTGAGACTTTGACCAGGATCACTACTATATTGAAAGATGTTATTCAGAACAAG GACCGCATAGTTGCCCGGCTTCAACAACCATATTCAATGGATTGCATTCCAGTGGAAGCAGAATATCAG AATCAATTTTCTGAGCTTCTTATGAGGGCTGCTAGTGACTATGGCGCATTGACAGCCTCTGCAGCAGATCTCCAATGGAGTCAGAACTTTAAAGAACCACCATCAGTATGGGGG GAAATGCTTCGTCCAATTCCTGTCGCTTTATCTTCATGTACCAGATTCTTTGAAGCCACGTCAGCAATGCGGGATTCATTTGCCACACTCCAATCTCTCAAAGCTGGCCCAAGCAATGATCCTTCTCGAAGAACACCTTTGGATTCTGATTGCGTGACTCCAGTGCAGAGAACTGACTCGAGTTTTGATGATTCGAGTATCAAAAGCCTAAGAAGGCAAGAAATTGAACTGCAAGATCCAGAGGATATGAATAGTAAACGCGGGGAGGTTGACAGTGCAAGCCACCGAAGATTATCATGGCCTCCAGTTAAAAAAGTTGGTATATAG
- the LOC116031344 gene encoding uncharacterized protein LOC116031344 translates to MAAINNGGKGKNSTSGVENSVGAGSGVFVAPPMRFQNNQKINMEWSAEEQAILEECLVKFAYDSNIVRYAKIAVQLNNKTVRDVALRCRWMAKKENARKRKEDLNPLRKMKDKKDKLIDPASTTSSNLMVQPGFSPYAQGTATNSNGNSASLNATVQLLQHNSQVFDQISANLSSNQIQDNIVLLCQARDNLFRILSNLNEQQNFVARMPPLPVEVNEELANSILPPSTRLRK, encoded by the exons ATGGCTGCTATAAACAATGGGGGGAAGGGTAAGAATTCGACCAGTGGAGTAGAGAATTCTGTGGGTGCGGGTTCTGGTGTTTTTGTTGCTCCGCCGATGAGATTCCAGAATAACCAGAAGATTAACATGGAGTGGAGTGCTGAAGAACAGGCTATACTGGAGGAATGTCTTGTCAA ATTTGCATACGATTCAAACATAGTTCGCTACGCAAAAATTGCTGTGCAGCTGAATAATAAGACGGTCCGGGATGTGGCGTTGCGCTGCAGATGGATGGCT AAAAAGGAAAACGCGAGGAAAAGGAAAGAGGATCTGAATCCATTGAGGAAGATGAAAGATAAAAAG GACAAATTGATCGATCCCGCATCAACAACAAGTTCCAACTTAATGGTCCAGCCTGGTTTTTCTCCTTACGCCCAAGGAACAGCTACCAATAGCAATGGCAATTCAGCCTCATTAAATG CCACGGTACAACTTCTTCAACATAACTCTCAGGTCTTTGATCAGATTTCTGCAAATCTCTCCTCAAATCAG ATACAGGACAACATTGTTCTCTTGTGTCAAGCTCGCGATAATCTCTTCAGAATATTAAGCAA CCTTAATGAGCAGCAAAACTTCGTAGCTCGGATGCCACCACTTCCGGTTGAGGTGAACGAGGAGCTGGCTAATTCCATTCTTCCCCCCTCGACTCGTCTGAGGAAGTGA
- the LOC116000108 gene encoding small G protein signaling modulator 1-like isoform X1, whose translation MSFDRGGKQWKCGKGGTVNFQRVSSIVRDIGEPCLHQSPIKIKKMLKPDRWQATFDSDGKIHNFQKVLKLIIFGGVDPSIRPEVWEFLLGCYALSSTTEYRMQLRTARRERYRDLEKLCQKMHSSIGTGTLAFVVGSKVMDMRTCSRGDGRRETEVENAQAFSVDTNKLVSYSDQDNNFTNTSNAGEIFSDPGDLVSVRRSTDGAACDSFSSLPTPGPYSCSSPIVDSEAHGSEYVTGNDFDFPPLPVTDLFEKNSKNKKLYRSHDSRYTRRKLRYGDERMHSFSIKNNADLVIESNVTQSYDSLPSLKSEIEIVCPDVTDSISQSKKVEHKMEIYDRIRISDAPDTADTNVTTSEGGAFDEERVSEWLWTLHRIVVDVVRTDSHLEFYGDTKNLARMSDILAVYAWVDPATGYCQGMSDLLSPFVVLFEDNADAFWCFEMLIRRTRDNFQMEGPTGVMKQLQTLWHILEFTDREMFSHLSNIGAESLHFAFRMLLVLFRRELSFDESLCLWEMMWAADFKKSMPCNLKNCPELLVIQIPKELDVELGEESVDNKSKVSNESSSKHGNVEHTISENTGMKSPLAHPFCGLTRNFWSKTEHIQNSAAVSSMWSGDDELPVFCVAAILVMNRQKIIKETRSIDDMIKIFNDNAIKIRVKRCVRTAIKLRKKYYFKLIKSRSSPVAQNGD comes from the exons ATGTCTTTCGACAGGGGTGGGAAGCAATGGAAATGTGGAAAGGGTGGCACTGTGAATTTTCAAAGAGTGAGCTCAATTGTCCGAGACATTGGAGAGCCCTGTCTTCATCAGTCACCTATAAAA ATAAAGAAAATGCTCAAGCCAGACAGGTGGCAGGCAACTTTTGATAGTGATGGAAAGATACATAATTTTCAGAAAGTTCTGAAATTGATCATTTTTGGG GGTGTTGATCCATCTATAAGACCGGAAGTTTGGGAATTTCTTTTGGGCTGTTACGCCCTAAGCAGCACAACAGAGTATCGAATGCAACTGAGGACTGCTCGGAG GGAACGCTATAGAGACCTTGAAAAGCTGTGCCAAAAAATGCATTCCAGCATTGGGACTGGTACCCTTGCTTTTGTTGTAGGGTCCAAAGTTATGGATATGAGAACATGTTCTAGAGGTGATGGAAGAAGGGAAACAGAAGTTGAAAATGCTCAAGCTTTCAGTGTTGATACTAACAAATTAGTCAGTTACTCTGATCAGGACAACAATTTTACAAATACATCAAATGCAGGGGAAATCTTTAGTGATCCTGGTGACCTTGTAAGTGTGAGGAGAAGCACAGATGGTGCAGCATGTGACTCTTTCAGTTCTTTGCCTACTCCTGGTCCATATAGTTGTAGTTCCCCCATAGTTGATTCAGAAGCACATGGATCAGAATATGTAACTGGAAATGATTTTGACTTCCCTCCTTTGCCCGTGACAGATTTGTTTGAGAAGAATAGCAAAAATAAGAAACTATACAGGTCACATGACAGTAGATATACACGACGTAAATTGCGATATGGAGATGAACGTATGCACAGCTTTAGCATAAAAAATAATGCTGATCTAGTCATTGAATCAAATGTTACCCAATCTTATGATTCCTTGCCTTCACTGAAATCTGAAATTGAAATAGTTTGTCCTGATGTGACTGATTCCATTTCACAATCTAAAAAAGTGGAGCATAAAATGGAGATCTATGACAGGATTAGAATTTCTGATGCACCTGATACAGCAGATACGAATGTGACTACATCTGAAGGAGGTGCTTTTGATGAAGAAAGAGTGTCTGAATGGCTCTGGACACTTCATCGAATAG TTGTTGATGTAGTTAGAACGGACAGTCATCTTGAATTTTATGGGGATACAAAAAATTTGGCTAGGATGTCAGACATACTTGCTGTTTATGCATGGGTTGATCCTGCAACAGGATATTGCCAAG GAATGAGTGATTTGCTTTCTCcttttgttgttctttttgAGGATAATGCTGATGCTTTTTGGTGCTTTGAAATGCTTATACGAAGAACG CGGGACAATTTTCAGATGGAAGGCCCAACTGGTGTCATGAAGCAGTTGCAAACACTATGGCATATCTTGGAATTTACCGACCGAGAAATGTTTTCTCACCTGTCAAATATAGGTGCCGAGAGCCTCCATTTTGCCTTCCGGATGCTGCTGGTACTCTTTCGTCGGGAGTTATCTTTTGATGAGTCTCTTTGTTTGTGGGAG ATGATGTGGGCTgctgattttaagaaatctatGCCTTGCAATCTAAAGAACTGTCCAGAATTGTTGGTCATCCAGATTCCAAAGGAACTAGATGTGGAATTAGGAGAAGAAAGTGTtgataataaaagtaaagtttCAAATGAATCATCCTCAAAACATGGAAATGTGGAACATACCATCTCTGAGAACACTGGAATGAAGTCACCTTTGGCTCATCCATTTTGTGGTTTGACTAGAAATTTCTGGTCAAAAACTGAACACATACAGAATAGTGCTGCTGTGTCATCGATGTGGAGTGGTGATGATGAGCTTCCAGTTTTTTGTGTGGCAGCTATCCTAGTTATGAACCGCCAAAAGATTATTAAAGAAACCCGCTCGATTGATGATATGATAAAG ATCTTTAATGACAATGCGATAAAGATTCGGGTGAAGAGATGTGTGCGTACGGCCATCAAACTCCGGAAGAAGTATTATTTCAAG CTGATCAAAAGTAGAAGCAGCCCAGTAGCTCAAAATGGAGATTGA
- the LOC116000108 gene encoding small G protein signaling modulator 1-like isoform X2 encodes MSFDRGGKQWKCGKGGTVNFQRIKKMLKPDRWQATFDSDGKIHNFQKVLKLIIFGGVDPSIRPEVWEFLLGCYALSSTTEYRMQLRTARRERYRDLEKLCQKMHSSIGTGTLAFVVGSKVMDMRTCSRGDGRRETEVENAQAFSVDTNKLVSYSDQDNNFTNTSNAGEIFSDPGDLVSVRRSTDGAACDSFSSLPTPGPYSCSSPIVDSEAHGSEYVTGNDFDFPPLPVTDLFEKNSKNKKLYRSHDSRYTRRKLRYGDERMHSFSIKNNADLVIESNVTQSYDSLPSLKSEIEIVCPDVTDSISQSKKVEHKMEIYDRIRISDAPDTADTNVTTSEGGAFDEERVSEWLWTLHRIVVDVVRTDSHLEFYGDTKNLARMSDILAVYAWVDPATGYCQGMSDLLSPFVVLFEDNADAFWCFEMLIRRTRDNFQMEGPTGVMKQLQTLWHILEFTDREMFSHLSNIGAESLHFAFRMLLVLFRRELSFDESLCLWEMMWAADFKKSMPCNLKNCPELLVIQIPKELDVELGEESVDNKSKVSNESSSKHGNVEHTISENTGMKSPLAHPFCGLTRNFWSKTEHIQNSAAVSSMWSGDDELPVFCVAAILVMNRQKIIKETRSIDDMIKIFNDNAIKIRVKRCVRTAIKLRKKYYFKLIKSRSSPVAQNGD; translated from the exons ATGTCTTTCGACAGGGGTGGGAAGCAATGGAAATGTGGAAAGGGTGGCACTGTGAATTTTCAAAGA ATAAAGAAAATGCTCAAGCCAGACAGGTGGCAGGCAACTTTTGATAGTGATGGAAAGATACATAATTTTCAGAAAGTTCTGAAATTGATCATTTTTGGG GGTGTTGATCCATCTATAAGACCGGAAGTTTGGGAATTTCTTTTGGGCTGTTACGCCCTAAGCAGCACAACAGAGTATCGAATGCAACTGAGGACTGCTCGGAG GGAACGCTATAGAGACCTTGAAAAGCTGTGCCAAAAAATGCATTCCAGCATTGGGACTGGTACCCTTGCTTTTGTTGTAGGGTCCAAAGTTATGGATATGAGAACATGTTCTAGAGGTGATGGAAGAAGGGAAACAGAAGTTGAAAATGCTCAAGCTTTCAGTGTTGATACTAACAAATTAGTCAGTTACTCTGATCAGGACAACAATTTTACAAATACATCAAATGCAGGGGAAATCTTTAGTGATCCTGGTGACCTTGTAAGTGTGAGGAGAAGCACAGATGGTGCAGCATGTGACTCTTTCAGTTCTTTGCCTACTCCTGGTCCATATAGTTGTAGTTCCCCCATAGTTGATTCAGAAGCACATGGATCAGAATATGTAACTGGAAATGATTTTGACTTCCCTCCTTTGCCCGTGACAGATTTGTTTGAGAAGAATAGCAAAAATAAGAAACTATACAGGTCACATGACAGTAGATATACACGACGTAAATTGCGATATGGAGATGAACGTATGCACAGCTTTAGCATAAAAAATAATGCTGATCTAGTCATTGAATCAAATGTTACCCAATCTTATGATTCCTTGCCTTCACTGAAATCTGAAATTGAAATAGTTTGTCCTGATGTGACTGATTCCATTTCACAATCTAAAAAAGTGGAGCATAAAATGGAGATCTATGACAGGATTAGAATTTCTGATGCACCTGATACAGCAGATACGAATGTGACTACATCTGAAGGAGGTGCTTTTGATGAAGAAAGAGTGTCTGAATGGCTCTGGACACTTCATCGAATAG TTGTTGATGTAGTTAGAACGGACAGTCATCTTGAATTTTATGGGGATACAAAAAATTTGGCTAGGATGTCAGACATACTTGCTGTTTATGCATGGGTTGATCCTGCAACAGGATATTGCCAAG GAATGAGTGATTTGCTTTCTCcttttgttgttctttttgAGGATAATGCTGATGCTTTTTGGTGCTTTGAAATGCTTATACGAAGAACG CGGGACAATTTTCAGATGGAAGGCCCAACTGGTGTCATGAAGCAGTTGCAAACACTATGGCATATCTTGGAATTTACCGACCGAGAAATGTTTTCTCACCTGTCAAATATAGGTGCCGAGAGCCTCCATTTTGCCTTCCGGATGCTGCTGGTACTCTTTCGTCGGGAGTTATCTTTTGATGAGTCTCTTTGTTTGTGGGAG ATGATGTGGGCTgctgattttaagaaatctatGCCTTGCAATCTAAAGAACTGTCCAGAATTGTTGGTCATCCAGATTCCAAAGGAACTAGATGTGGAATTAGGAGAAGAAAGTGTtgataataaaagtaaagtttCAAATGAATCATCCTCAAAACATGGAAATGTGGAACATACCATCTCTGAGAACACTGGAATGAAGTCACCTTTGGCTCATCCATTTTGTGGTTTGACTAGAAATTTCTGGTCAAAAACTGAACACATACAGAATAGTGCTGCTGTGTCATCGATGTGGAGTGGTGATGATGAGCTTCCAGTTTTTTGTGTGGCAGCTATCCTAGTTATGAACCGCCAAAAGATTATTAAAGAAACCCGCTCGATTGATGATATGATAAAG ATCTTTAATGACAATGCGATAAAGATTCGGGTGAAGAGATGTGTGCGTACGGCCATCAAACTCCGGAAGAAGTATTATTTCAAG CTGATCAAAAGTAGAAGCAGCCCAGTAGCTCAAAATGGAGATTGA